In Georgenia soli, a genomic segment contains:
- a CDS encoding phosphotransferase, producing the protein MSVPAAAEREPADVALLTGAEAGDMLAGALEAEGGRLLNWQVHTIHHRPGAGVTVGYTATVERADTVGDVVQSEEYLCATTARLSRGAGPGLVRLVQPDGGPVVHLWRHPADPELPALAVACDATLLSQRLGTEVGVELLAYRPTRRAVLRVRRAERGGAAAYLKVVRPSAAGAFVERHRTLTAAGVPAPEVLQADEDGLVLLAAGHGTPLANLLSRGLGERTDAVLEALLSTLDHLPSAVLDLPRRPAWSERADHYAHAAATVLPEHAARTRALADGINHLMASSDPGPLVPTHGDFYEANILMDPRPDVVAVTALLDVDAVGPGHRVDDLACLLGHVSVLPHLAPETYPHVPEVLDAWTRTCSTLVDPVALHARCAGVVLSLVAGARRTDGAHWRPDAEGRLACAEAWLAHGRELLARRGPR; encoded by the coding sequence ATGAGCGTCCCAGCTGCCGCCGAGCGAGAGCCGGCCGACGTCGCGCTGCTCACCGGTGCCGAGGCCGGCGACATGCTGGCCGGCGCGCTCGAGGCCGAGGGGGGCCGGCTGCTGAACTGGCAGGTGCACACCATCCACCACCGCCCCGGCGCGGGCGTCACGGTGGGGTACACCGCGACGGTCGAGCGCGCGGACACCGTCGGCGACGTCGTGCAGAGCGAGGAGTACCTGTGCGCCACCACGGCGCGCCTCTCGCGCGGCGCCGGCCCGGGGCTCGTCCGCCTCGTGCAGCCCGACGGCGGCCCCGTGGTGCACCTGTGGCGCCACCCGGCCGACCCGGAGCTGCCCGCGCTCGCCGTCGCCTGCGACGCCACCCTGCTCTCCCAGCGCCTCGGCACCGAGGTGGGAGTCGAGCTGCTGGCGTACCGGCCCACCCGCCGGGCGGTGCTGCGGGTGCGCCGCGCCGAGCGCGGGGGAGCGGCGGCGTACCTCAAGGTCGTGCGGCCCTCCGCCGCGGGCGCGTTCGTCGAACGCCACCGCACCCTCACCGCCGCCGGCGTCCCGGCCCCGGAGGTCCTCCAGGCCGACGAGGACGGGCTGGTGCTGCTCGCCGCCGGGCACGGCACCCCGCTGGCCAACCTCCTCTCGCGGGGGCTGGGAGAGCGCACCGACGCGGTGCTGGAGGCGCTCCTGAGCACCCTGGACCATCTGCCGTCCGCCGTGCTCGACCTGCCGCGACGGCCGGCCTGGTCGGAGCGGGCCGACCACTACGCGCACGCGGCGGCCACCGTGCTCCCCGAGCACGCGGCGCGAACCCGGGCGCTCGCGGACGGCATCAACCACCTCATGGCGAGCTCTGACCCCGGGCCGCTCGTGCCCACGCACGGCGACTTCTACGAGGCGAACATCCTCATGGACCCCCGCCCGGACGTCGTCGCGGTGACGGCCCTGCTGGACGTGGACGCCGTCGGCCCGGGCCACCGCGTCGACGACCTGGCCTGCCTCCTCGGCCACGTCTCCGTCCTGCCGCACCTGGCCCCGGAGACGTACCCGCACGTCCCGGAGGTGCTCGACGCCTGGACGCGCACGTGCTCGACCCTCGTGGACCCGGTGGCCCTCCACGCCCGCTGCGCGGGGGTGGTGCTCTCGCTCGTGGCCGGGGCCCGCCGCACCGACGGCGCCCACTGGCGTCCCGACGCGGAGGGGCGGCTCGCCTGCGCCGAGGCGTGGCTCGCCCACGGCCGCGAGCTCCTCGCGCGCCGCGGTCCGCGCTGA
- a CDS encoding ketopantoate reductase family protein, with translation MLAILGPGAVGGLLGAALHRAGEDVVVVARPASARRILAEGIQVRSELFGEFTAMVPVTTALPAGSAVVLAVKAYGLPDVLPQLAAARPSEVLALLNGLGHAEALGEIPGARCGSVQVEAAREDGVVIHRGRFLIVNVPADADGRIAAALRRSGVDVRVRGTEQDVLWAKYSFLAPTALLTSWADLPLGEALARDPDVARGVVDEVAAVATADGHPTTSDELDALLRRLPATMMSSLQHDVRAGGPTELEAIGGHLIVLGERHGVPVPTLERVVDDLRSRLAA, from the coding sequence ATGCTCGCGATACTCGGACCTGGAGCGGTGGGCGGACTGCTCGGCGCAGCGCTCCACAGAGCGGGGGAGGACGTCGTGGTGGTCGCGCGGCCCGCGAGCGCCCGGCGGATCCTCGCCGAGGGCATCCAGGTGCGCTCGGAGCTGTTCGGGGAGTTCACGGCCATGGTGCCGGTGACCACCGCCCTGCCGGCGGGCTCCGCCGTCGTCCTGGCGGTCAAGGCCTACGGACTGCCCGACGTCCTGCCGCAGCTCGCGGCCGCGCGACCGAGCGAGGTCCTCGCCCTGCTCAACGGGCTGGGGCATGCCGAGGCGCTCGGGGAGATCCCGGGCGCCCGCTGCGGGTCCGTGCAGGTGGAGGCCGCGCGCGAGGACGGTGTCGTCATCCACCGCGGCAGGTTCCTCATCGTCAACGTGCCGGCCGACGCCGACGGCCGGATCGCCGCCGCCCTGCGGCGGTCCGGTGTCGACGTGCGTGTGCGGGGCACGGAGCAGGACGTGCTGTGGGCCAAGTACAGCTTCCTGGCGCCGACGGCGCTCCTCACCTCGTGGGCCGACCTGCCGCTCGGGGAGGCGCTCGCCCGCGACCCCGACGTCGCGCGCGGCGTGGTCGACGAGGTCGCGGCGGTGGCGACGGCGGACGGTCACCCCACCACCTCCGACGAGCTGGATGCCCTGCTCCGCCGGCTGCCGGCGACGATGATGTCCTCGCTGCAGCACGACGTCCGCGCCGGCGGCCCCACCGAGCTGGAGGCGATCGGCGGGCACCTGATCGTGCTGGGGGAGCGCCACGGCGTCCCAGTGCCGACCCTCGAGCGCGTGGTGGACGACCTCCGGAGCCGGCTCGCCGCGTGA
- a CDS encoding response regulator transcription factor, with the protein MAQILIVEDEAGISSFVTKGLRAAGHLPTAVATGRDALAHAHTDGYDLVILDIGLPDMDGFEVLRRMRGQGSTVPVIILTARSSVDDTVAGLDGGADDYMAKPFRFEELLARVRLRLRTEPSTVETTVLAHGDLSLDLRSRRVTVEGKEVDLSAREFSLLETFMTHPGQVLSREQLLSRVWGYDFDPGSNVVDVYVRYLRRKIGAAHVETVRGMGYRLVDVTR; encoded by the coding sequence ATGGCGCAGATCCTGATCGTCGAGGACGAGGCGGGCATCTCCTCGTTCGTGACCAAGGGGCTCCGGGCCGCGGGGCACCTGCCGACGGCGGTGGCCACCGGGCGTGACGCGCTCGCCCACGCCCACACCGACGGCTACGACCTGGTCATCCTCGACATCGGGCTGCCGGACATGGACGGCTTCGAGGTGCTCCGGCGCATGCGCGGCCAGGGCTCGACCGTCCCCGTCATCATCCTCACCGCCAGGTCCTCGGTCGACGACACGGTCGCCGGTCTCGACGGCGGCGCCGACGACTACATGGCCAAGCCGTTCCGCTTCGAGGAGCTGCTCGCGCGGGTCCGGCTGCGGCTGCGCACCGAGCCGTCGACCGTCGAGACGACGGTGCTGGCCCACGGCGACCTCTCCCTGGACCTGCGCAGCAGGCGCGTAACGGTCGAGGGTAAGGAGGTGGACCTCTCCGCGCGCGAGTTCAGCCTGCTCGAGACCTTCATGACCCACCCGGGCCAGGTGCTCTCCCGCGAGCAGCTGCTCTCGCGCGTGTGGGGCTACGACTTCGACCCGGGGTCGAACGTGGTCGACGTGTACGTGCGTTACCTGCGCCGCAAGATCGGCGCGGCCCACGTGGAGACGGTCCGCGGCATGGGCTACCGGCTGGTCGACGTCACCCGCTGA
- a CDS encoding alanine/glycine:cation symporter family protein, which produces MDSERLAKILGDIGGVVWGPFILIPLLLGAGLYLTIRLGGLQFRKLGAALRLALVQRKDEGADGDISHYQALTTALAATVGVGNIAGVATAIHLGGPGALFWMWVTGLLGMASKYSEAFLGVRFRTKDAKGDVSGGPQYYLARAIPNRFGLVLSLTFAVFAVLASFGIGNMTQSNTVATSVEGSFGVPVWLVGLLLAVGTGAVLIGGIRSIGKVTAGFVPMMIVLYVLASLVLLVMNVADIPQALALIFTDAFTGTAAAGGFLGSTMILAIQFGVARGIFSNESGMGSAAIAAAAAQTRHPVRQGLVSMTQTFIDTLIVVSMTGLVIITTGAWQSEKEGAGMTAEAFNAGLGPWGHYIVTISVIFFAFSTVLGWAYYGERCMERLVGVKGVMPYRVLFTIVVFVGATTELTVVWNFSDIMNGLMALPNLIGLVICAGLIARETKAYLAHDPQLLQEPSVSTLEGTAALERLVRR; this is translated from the coding sequence ATGGACAGCGAGCGGCTGGCGAAGATCCTGGGCGACATCGGCGGGGTGGTGTGGGGTCCGTTCATCCTCATCCCGCTCCTGCTGGGCGCCGGCCTGTACCTGACCATCCGGCTGGGCGGGCTGCAGTTCCGCAAGCTCGGCGCCGCGCTGCGCCTCGCCCTGGTCCAGCGCAAGGACGAGGGCGCCGACGGCGACATCTCGCACTACCAGGCCCTCACCACCGCCCTCGCCGCCACCGTCGGCGTCGGCAACATCGCCGGCGTGGCCACGGCCATCCACCTGGGTGGTCCGGGCGCCCTGTTCTGGATGTGGGTCACCGGCCTGCTCGGCATGGCGTCGAAGTACTCGGAGGCGTTCCTCGGGGTCCGGTTCCGCACGAAGGACGCCAAGGGCGACGTCTCCGGCGGACCGCAGTACTACCTCGCCCGGGCCATCCCCAACCGGTTCGGCCTGGTCCTGAGCCTCACCTTCGCCGTGTTCGCGGTGCTCGCCAGCTTCGGCATCGGCAACATGACCCAGTCCAACACCGTGGCCACCTCGGTGGAGGGGTCCTTCGGCGTCCCGGTGTGGCTCGTCGGCCTCCTGCTGGCCGTCGGCACGGGCGCGGTGCTCATCGGCGGCATCCGCTCGATCGGCAAGGTCACGGCCGGCTTCGTCCCGATGATGATCGTGCTCTACGTCCTCGCGTCGCTGGTGCTGCTGGTCATGAACGTCGCCGACATCCCGCAGGCGCTCGCGCTGATCTTCACCGACGCCTTCACCGGGACCGCGGCCGCCGGCGGGTTCCTCGGCTCGACGATGATCCTGGCGATCCAGTTCGGCGTCGCCCGCGGAATCTTCTCCAACGAGTCGGGCATGGGTTCCGCCGCCATCGCGGCGGCCGCCGCCCAGACCCGCCACCCCGTCCGCCAGGGCCTCGTGTCGATGACGCAGACGTTCATCGACACGCTCATCGTCGTGTCGATGACCGGCCTCGTCATCATCACCACCGGCGCCTGGCAGAGCGAGAAGGAGGGTGCCGGGATGACGGCCGAGGCGTTCAACGCCGGCCTCGGGCCGTGGGGCCACTACATCGTGACGATCTCCGTCATCTTCTTCGCGTTCTCCACCGTGCTGGGCTGGGCCTACTACGGCGAGCGCTGCATGGAGCGGCTCGTGGGCGTCAAGGGCGTCATGCCCTACCGCGTGCTGTTCACCATCGTGGTCTTCGTCGGGGCGACGACGGAGCTGACCGTCGTCTGGAACTTCTCCGACATCATGAACGGGCTGATGGCCCTGCCCAACCTCATCGGCCTGGTCATCTGCGCGGGGCTCATCGCGCGCGAGACGAAGGCGTACCTCGCGCACGACCCGCAGCTGCTCCAGGAGCCGTCGGTCTCCACGCTCGAGGGCACGGCCGCGCTGGAACGACTGGTCCGCCGCTAG
- a CDS encoding sensor histidine kinase, which produces MATTGGNPRGTTVRARILVLVLALTGLTLLVAGGTAFVLQRDRVDDVVDASLHRTAEEFSAFADDAARTAGADAREIIYDGMVREVPGPGEGMVGFVDGRLEYTMPSGLPLADDAELVTHLTDQLEAASGSGSGRIASVTTAAAEYRYALIPVTVDDVGVGALVVAFDRAAEQASVTDTFRTYALVSAVSFAVLAVVGWLLSGRLLRPVRQLRETAETISETDLSRRIDVTGTDDLSDLARTFNAMLARLEDAFSSQRRLLDDAGHELRTPITIVRGHLELMDPADPADTAATKALALSELDRMHRLADDLVMLARSEQPDFVQPAPASLGLLIDNVLDQARPLGERRWRVDERLEAEASVDAQRLTQAMLQLVANAVKFSDDGSTVAIGCALDGDRLHLWVRDEGVGIAPEQRERIFDRFARAPGEAGRREGAGLGLAIVAAIAEAHGGTVRVDSHPGAGSLFLLDLPAVDVEVDPRPSEEPVASTDEAARA; this is translated from the coding sequence ATGGCGACGACGGGTGGCAACCCTCGCGGCACGACCGTGCGCGCCCGCATCCTCGTGCTGGTGCTGGCCCTGACCGGGCTCACGCTCCTCGTGGCGGGCGGCACCGCCTTCGTGCTGCAGCGTGACCGCGTCGACGACGTCGTCGACGCGAGCCTGCACCGCACCGCCGAGGAGTTCTCCGCCTTCGCGGACGACGCGGCACGCACGGCCGGCGCCGACGCCCGCGAGATCATCTACGACGGCATGGTGCGGGAGGTGCCCGGCCCCGGCGAGGGGATGGTGGGCTTCGTCGACGGCCGGCTGGAGTACACCATGCCCTCGGGCCTGCCCCTGGCGGACGACGCCGAGCTCGTCACCCACCTGACCGACCAGCTCGAGGCCGCGTCCGGCTCCGGCTCGGGACGGATCGCGTCCGTGACGACCGCGGCCGCCGAGTACCGCTACGCGCTGATCCCGGTCACCGTGGACGACGTCGGCGTCGGTGCCCTCGTCGTCGCGTTCGACCGCGCCGCCGAGCAGGCGTCGGTGACCGACACGTTCCGCACCTACGCCCTCGTCAGCGCCGTCTCGTTCGCGGTGCTCGCCGTCGTCGGGTGGCTGCTGTCGGGGCGGCTCCTCCGACCGGTGCGCCAGCTCCGCGAGACGGCGGAGACGATCTCCGAGACGGACCTGTCCCGCCGCATCGACGTGACGGGCACCGACGACCTCAGCGACCTCGCCCGGACCTTCAACGCCATGCTGGCCCGCCTGGAGGACGCCTTCTCCTCCCAGCGCAGGCTTCTCGACGACGCCGGCCACGAGCTCCGTACGCCGATCACCATCGTCCGTGGTCACCTCGAGCTCATGGATCCCGCCGACCCCGCGGACACGGCCGCCACCAAGGCGCTGGCCCTCAGCGAGCTCGACCGGATGCACCGCCTCGCCGACGACCTCGTGATGCTGGCCCGGTCCGAGCAGCCGGACTTCGTCCAACCCGCCCCCGCCTCGCTGGGGCTGCTGATCGACAACGTGCTCGACCAGGCGCGGCCGCTCGGCGAGCGCCGGTGGCGGGTGGACGAGCGCCTCGAGGCCGAGGCGAGCGTGGACGCGCAGCGGCTCACCCAGGCGATGCTGCAGCTGGTCGCGAACGCGGTGAAGTTCTCCGACGACGGCTCGACGGTGGCGATCGGGTGCGCGCTGGACGGCGACCGGCTGCACCTGTGGGTCCGGGACGAGGGCGTCGGCATCGCACCGGAGCAGCGCGAGCGCATCTTCGACCGGTTCGCCCGCGCACCCGGCGAGGCGGGACGCCGCGAGGGCGCGGGGCTGGGGCTGGCGATCGTGGCGGCCATCGCCGAGGCGCACGGGGGCACGGTGCGCGTGGACTCCCACCCCGGCGCCGGGTCGCTCTTCCTGCTGGACCTGCCGGCCGTGGACGTGGAGGTCGACCCGCGCCCGTCGGAGGAGCCGGTCGCCTCGACCGACGAGGCCGCCCGGGCGTGA
- a CDS encoding pyridoxal phosphate-dependent aminotransferase has protein sequence MGLVSASTTSKSRVSARLAAIGESATLAVDAKAKALKAAGRPVIGFGAGEPDFPTPDYIVEAAIAAAKDPVNHRYTPAKGLPVLREAIAAKTLRDSGYEVSPDSVLVTNGGKQAVYQAFAAIIDPGDEVLLPAPYWTTYPEAITLAGGTPVEVFAGADQEYLVTVEQLEAARTERTKALLFCSPSNPTGAVYSPEQTEAIGRWAVEHGVWVITDEIYEHLVYDDTVFTPIQRVVPELVDTSIVLNGVAKTYAMTGWRVGWMIGPQDVIKAATNLQSHLTSNVANVSQRAAVAALTGDLSAVENMRTAFDRRRRTMVEMLRAIDGVTLPTPRGAFYAYPSVEGVLGRTIRGRTPTTSAELAELILEEVEVAVVPGEAFGPSGYLRLSYALGDDDLVEGVGRIQELLA, from the coding sequence ATAGGCCTTGTGAGCGCATCCACCACATCCAAGTCCCGTGTCTCCGCCCGGCTCGCCGCGATCGGCGAGTCGGCGACGCTCGCCGTCGACGCCAAGGCCAAGGCCCTCAAGGCCGCGGGCCGTCCGGTGATCGGCTTCGGCGCCGGCGAGCCTGACTTCCCCACGCCCGACTACATCGTCGAGGCCGCGATCGCCGCCGCCAAGGACCCGGTCAACCACCGGTACACCCCGGCGAAGGGGCTGCCGGTGCTGCGCGAGGCCATCGCCGCGAAGACCCTGCGCGACTCAGGCTACGAGGTCTCCCCCGACTCCGTCCTCGTCACCAACGGTGGCAAGCAGGCCGTCTACCAGGCGTTCGCCGCCATCATCGACCCGGGCGACGAGGTGCTGCTGCCCGCCCCGTACTGGACCACCTACCCCGAGGCCATCACGCTCGCGGGCGGCACCCCGGTGGAGGTGTTCGCCGGGGCCGACCAGGAGTACCTCGTCACGGTCGAGCAGCTCGAGGCGGCCCGCACCGAGCGGACCAAGGCGCTGCTGTTCTGCTCACCGTCGAACCCGACCGGCGCCGTCTACTCCCCCGAGCAGACAGAGGCCATCGGCCGCTGGGCGGTGGAGCACGGGGTATGGGTGATCACCGACGAGATCTACGAGCACCTCGTCTACGACGACACGGTGTTCACCCCGATCCAGCGGGTCGTCCCCGAGCTGGTCGACACCTCGATCGTGCTCAACGGCGTCGCCAAGACGTACGCGATGACGGGCTGGCGCGTGGGCTGGATGATCGGCCCGCAGGACGTCATCAAGGCGGCCACGAACCTGCAGTCGCACCTGACCTCCAACGTCGCCAACGTCTCCCAGCGCGCCGCCGTGGCGGCCCTGACCGGCGACCTCTCCGCCGTCGAGAACATGCGGACGGCGTTCGACCGCCGCCGCCGCACCATGGTGGAGATGCTCCGCGCCATCGACGGCGTCACGCTGCCCACGCCCCGCGGCGCGTTCTACGCCTACCCGTCCGTCGAGGGCGTCCTGGGCCGCACGATCCGGGGCCGCACGCCCACCACCTCGGCGGAGCTCGCCGAGCTGATCCTCGAGGAGGTCGAGGTCGCCGTCGTGCCGGGCGAGGCGTTCGGCCCCAGCGGCTACCTGCGCCTGAGCTACGCGCTGGGCGACGACGACCTCGTGGAGGGTGTCGGCCGCATCCAGGAGCTGCTCGCCTGA
- the secE gene encoding preprotein translocase subunit SecE, with the protein MSESASATSGRPERAASAGGATTKKKRGLFGRIALFVRQVIAELKKVVRPTRSELMTYFVVVLVFVAAIMAFVGLLDLSFGRLVLWIFG; encoded by the coding sequence GTGAGCGAGTCTGCGAGCGCGACGTCGGGGCGGCCCGAGCGCGCCGCGAGCGCGGGCGGGGCGACCACGAAGAAGAAGCGTGGCCTCTTCGGCCGCATCGCGCTCTTCGTGCGTCAGGTCATCGCCGAGCTCAAGAAGGTCGTGCGCCCGACGCGCAGCGAGCTGATGACCTACTTCGTCGTCGTCCTCGTCTTCGTCGCGGCGATCATGGCCTTCGTCGGTCTGCTCGACCTGTCGTTCGGTCGGCTCGTGCTGTGGATCTTCGGCTGA
- the nusG gene encoding transcription termination/antitermination protein NusG, giving the protein MPEETLEPQNVEETSLEHGQPDAPAAGDADVGAAVEPDQAGADLTDAEESDEDLAADSEEADEALAADTAESDEALAADVEGAEPATDEAAAEPEAEEDPLEAFRKELSRLPGYWYVVHTYAGYEKRVKANLENRIQSLNMEDYIYQVEVPMEEVVEIKNAQRKLVNRVRVPGYTLVRMDLTDESWGAVRHTPGVTGFVGNTHQPVPLTEDEVFSMLAPTVQAAAPATSAKSATAGGGAQPTPIQVDFEVGESVTVTDGPFETLPATISEISPESQKLKVLVTIFGRETPVELSFSQVAKI; this is encoded by the coding sequence GTGCCTGAGGAAACTCTCGAGCCCCAGAACGTCGAGGAGACGTCGCTCGAGCACGGGCAGCCGGACGCCCCGGCTGCCGGCGACGCCGACGTCGGTGCTGCCGTCGAGCCCGACCAGGCCGGAGCGGACCTGACGGACGCCGAGGAGTCCGACGAGGACCTCGCCGCCGACTCCGAGGAGGCCGACGAGGCGCTCGCCGCGGACACCGCGGAGTCGGACGAGGCGCTGGCCGCGGACGTCGAGGGGGCGGAGCCCGCGACCGACGAGGCCGCCGCCGAGCCGGAGGCCGAGGAGGACCCGCTGGAGGCGTTCCGCAAGGAGCTCAGCCGGCTGCCGGGCTACTGGTACGTCGTGCACACCTACGCCGGCTACGAGAAGCGCGTGAAGGCGAACCTCGAGAACCGCATCCAGAGCCTCAACATGGAGGACTACATCTACCAGGTCGAGGTGCCCATGGAGGAGGTTGTCGAGATCAAGAACGCCCAGCGCAAGCTCGTCAACCGCGTCCGTGTCCCGGGCTACACCCTCGTCCGCATGGACCTGACCGACGAGTCCTGGGGCGCCGTGCGCCACACCCCGGGCGTCACCGGCTTCGTGGGCAACACCCACCAGCCGGTCCCGCTGACCGAGGACGAGGTCTTCTCGATGCTCGCCCCCACGGTCCAGGCCGCGGCCCCGGCCACGTCCGCCAAGTCGGCCACCGCCGGCGGCGGCGCGCAGCCGACGCCCATCCAGGTGGACTTCGAGGTCGGCGAGTCGGTCACCGTCACCGACGGCCCCTTCGAGACGCTGCCGGCGACCATCTCGGAGATCAGCCCGGAGAGCCAGAAGCTCAAGGTGCTCGTCACGATCTTCGGCCGGGAGACCCCGGTCGAGCTGTCGTTCTCGCAGGTCGCCAAGATCTGA
- the rplK gene encoding 50S ribosomal protein L11: MPPKKKVAGLIKLQIQAGAATPAPPIGPALGQHGVNIMEFCKAYNAATEAQRGNVIPVEITVYEDRSFTFVTKTPPAAEMIKKAAGVAKGSGTPHTAKVGKITREQVQEIARTKQEDLNANDIDAAEKIIAGTARSMGITVEG, encoded by the coding sequence ATGCCCCCCAAGAAGAAGGTTGCAGGCCTGATCAAGCTCCAGATCCAGGCCGGCGCCGCGACCCCGGCGCCGCCGATCGGCCCCGCGCTGGGTCAGCACGGCGTCAACATCATGGAGTTCTGCAAGGCGTACAACGCGGCCACGGAGGCCCAGCGCGGCAACGTGATCCCGGTGGAGATCACGGTCTACGAGGACCGTTCCTTCACCTTCGTCACCAAGACCCCGCCGGCCGCCGAGATGATCAAGAAGGCCGCCGGTGTGGCCAAGGGCTCCGGCACGCCGCACACCGCCAAGGTCGGCAAGATCACCCGTGAGCAGGTGCAGGAGATCGCCCGCACCAAGCAGGAGGATCTCAACGCCAACGACATCGACGCCGCCGAGAAGATCATCGCCGGCACCGCCCGCTCCATGGGCATAACGGTCGAGGGCTGA